From Methanofollis sp., the proteins below share one genomic window:
- the albA gene encoding DNA-binding protein Alba: MLKDNTVFVGNKPVMNYVLAVVTQFNNGADEVAIKARGKAISRAVDTAEIAINRFLEGVTKKEILTSTEMIDTDTGKTNVSSIEIILSQNPK, translated from the coding sequence ATGTTAAAGGACAACACAGTATTCGTCGGAAACAAACCGGTCATGAACTATGTACTTGCAGTTGTGACCCAGTTCAACAATGGCGCGGATGAAGTGGCCATCAAGGCGCGGGGGAAGGCGATCTCCCGGGCTGTCGACACCGCCGAGATAGCGATCAACCGGTTCCTGGAAGGCGTAACCAAAAAGGAGATCCTCACCTCGACAGAGATGATCGATACGGACACGGGCAAGACGAATGTGTCCAGTATCGAGATTATTCTCTCGCAAAATCCAAAATGA